TGCCTTGTTTCCGCTTTCTGTAGGGGATGGCATGAATGCGTATGTAGCCTACAAAGTGTCAACACAGGTACGTCTAACTCGTTGCTCCTGAGACAGGGTGTCATTATTTTTCCACGCTTGAAGACAGCTGGACTGTCCTTTCTTAGCCAAGCCAGTGGTGACCTAAATAGACAGGAGGTCAAAATGCCTTGTTACATGGATTCATGAGTTATAATCTACTCATACAGATCAAAGGATGAGCCTAGCTGAGAAATAGGTTTTGAACCTGTTTGAAAGGAGGCTAtctctctatttttcttttccccagtgcATTCCTGGCTGATACTGGTGCTCAGCATTGGAGTGAGCAGCAGCAATGACATCTGTTTGGGAGAGCCCCCGACACTGGGGCTGCTGCTAGTGGTTCTGTGCTGATGGTTGCAGCAGATTAAGCTGATCTGAGCTCTGTTTAGCTGAAGAGCTGCTGCTATAGCTAGTTTCATGTCAAGACCTGCTTTCCTGGGCTAGTCCAAAGAAATCGagctttctgcagctgctgccctgcttgGAGCTTTGGGGTGTTGCTCTGAGCTCTGCAAAAGGTTGTTCCTAGCTGTCTGTACAGCAGCTCCTGGACTACAGGCATCCTGTGGTCTGAAGCAGATGGTGTGTGAAGGGGACTAGGGGACTTGTTAGTCTCCACTCCTGTTCTGCAAACGCAGTCAAAAGCCACTGATGGCCCCTGTAGTCTTATGGTGATAAAGTCTGACCTGACAGCGGTCTCTGTTCCTGTGGGGAGTAGGGGTGGTGGCATTAGGCAATGGGCAGGGCTTACCAAGTAGCATGTGGCCATGGTAACAGCTGCTCTATTGTTTAATGGCATTAATACTGCTGCTCAGTCCAAGGAGAACTGCTAGGAGGTAAGTTGGTGAAAACCTAGGCCGGAGCTTGCTCTGTTCATTCCTCATGTCTTGCAGAGCTCAAGCTCTCCTCCTTCATCCCCAGAAGTGATGGTAGATAGAGCTAGCAAGGCTGTGCATGCAGGGGCAAGCTTCCCTGGGTGAGTCTGATCAAAGTCTCCTCTCTTTCCCCCAGACAAGCATGCCAATGTTCAGGAGCAAgcaattttcagtgaaaaggagGTTCAGTGACTTTCTGGGTCTCTATGAGAAGTTGTCGGAGAAGCATGCCCAAAATGGGTTCATCGTTCCTCCACCGCCTGAGAAGAGTCTCATAGGTGAGTGGTGGAGGTGCAGAGCACTCTAGCTGGTCCTTCTGATGGCGAGCTTTGTGCCTGAAGGACAGGCCTGCCTGCAGTCTCAAAGCTGAGAGGGAAGCCATGGGAAGCAGGTGTGGAAAATAATCTGGGTTCTGTGGCACAGACAAAATTCTGCTGGCTCCATTCTTGGAGCTCTGGGCTTAAATCTGTCTTTGAGTTCATAGATGCCTCTGTCTGCTTGACACAGAGTAAAACCTTGTCCTCTGCGCTGTCACTGAATTGCTGTTCACTTGAGTCTAGACCTGTAACCCTTCCAGTCTTGCCTGGCATTGCTTTGTCTCTTTGCTGGATGTTGACTTCTGCTAGATGTTGGGTATAAGCAGATTTTAAATTTCCAAGTAGCTCTTGCTTGTGCAAGGTTTAATTCTTATTGTAAAATGCCTCTCTTCTACTGTCACCCTGATAGTCTGTAACAAGCCATGCTACCTCGTGTTGAGTTTGAAGCAGCTCATTAATTATGTCTTCCTTCTGTGCTAGGAATGACCAAAGTGAAAGTTGGGAAGGAAGACTCCTCCTCTGCAGAGTTCCTAGAAAAAAGACGGGCTGCTCTAGAGAGGTACAGACCCCAACAGCTAACCTCCCGTGCCTGAACCAAGCAAGGGACCTCTGAAAGGTCAGGCTGGCTGCACTCTCCTCCTTACATGAGAAAAGCCATCTGCTTCTAGGTTTGCAGCGAACCTGGAAGCTGCTGAAGAGTTGCAATTGCAGAGAGTTGCTTTGACTCTGTAAAATAATCTGCTTCCAAAGCCCCTGATGGTGTTTGGTCTAAACCTGGCCAAATTCCACTGACATGGCAGGGAGAGAACTGAGCTGTCTCAGGAGCcccaaaatatgtatttttaattaatggtACAAACAGTGCAGATCAGGTGAGAAACAACTCTATTTCTGTCTAACTTGCACCCTAACTACACATCCACCAGTGGTCCTTGCTCTGCCATGCCACCTGTGTTGACCACCAGGATGTTGATCTCCAGCCTCTGAAAGATCTGTTAAAAGTGTCATTGTTCAAGATATAAGGCTGGATCTTGATCACTTGGCATTATTAAGTAACTTTCTTGCTGTGGCAAGTATTAATCAAAGGTCTGGTCTTGCAGTCTGATCTCACTAGAGTCCACAGGGAGGTTGGACTCCTGGTGGGTGGATGAGAACAGCTTATTGGGCCTGACTTCCAGCTTCTGAACTGCCATTTCAAAAAAACAGGCGTGTTGCAGCTTGCTGTTATGGCTCAGAGCCAGATTTGCTACAGCTAAAGTGACTCTTGGTCTGTTCTGCTCTGCAGGTACCTACGAAGGGTTGTCAGCCATCCAACAATGCTGCAGGATCCAGATGTCAGGGAGTTTTTGGAAAAGGAGGAGGTCAGTAGTGTGGAATAATGTAGCTACAAGTACCTTGGAAGTACAGAAGGAAGTGGTACACAGGCAGTTAGCAAGGCACGATGCTTCAAAGCTCAGCAAGGAGTAGCAGAACCCTGTAAGAGCTCTTAACCAGTGATGACAAGAACAGGACTCTTCTGTGTGTCAGTGCTTGTCTAAGCACTGTATGCTCATAACGAGCTCTGGCCTAGCTTGCTTACATCATGGTGGGGCACACACTGAGAGCATGGGTAGTCTGTGTTGTCAGAAATCCATGACAGGAGTGTAGACCACTGTTTGGAGGTGAGGGGCGTCCTGTGCTGGCTTGGTCTGATGCTTAGATGTTAAAGGAGAGCTGGCTGGTGTGGTCCTTGCTCCTCCCAGGAGAGCATGACCATGCCCAACCATGCACCTGATGTGGAGAAGTCAGAGCCTCAAAGAGACTGAGCCTAAGTGATTCCAGCACTAATGCTGTGCTGGAGGGCTCTGATGTAGGAGCAGATGCAGGACATCGTGTAAACATGTCACTTTGAGCAGATACAGCTCTGGAAAATAGTTGTGGCTGGTGTAGAGTATTTCCCGGCATCCCAGCACTGCTCTACTCCAGTGTCCCCCAGCAGTgcaagctgctgctggcttttgGAGAGATGCTCCAAAGCACTTCTGCATGCCTGTGTGACCTGTAGCACTTTGGGCAGCCCTCAGATCAGGGATTCAAGTAGCATGGCCAGTTCTTGCAGATCTGTATTACCTTGGCCAAGCAGAATGGGTAGACCCCAGATAGAGTGTAGTGTTTAGGAACTCCTCATTTGTTTGAAAACCATTTCGGTCCCATTATTTGAAATGCCATACAGGCTATGCCACTGTTTGGGCAGTGTCTGGCAGTAGCTGTGAGCCAGAAaccctgctgctcagggactcACATGGGAGAACGATGCTGCTGTGGTGGCTGCTTGTCAAGCTGCTTTTACCTCCTGGTGAGGCaaacttttctatttcttcatagCTACCAAGAGCAGTAGGCACCCAGACCCTGAGTGGAGCAGGAATACTGAAGATGTTCAACAAAGCTACGGATGCTGTCAGTAAAATGACCATCAAGATGAATGAATCAGACATAGTAAGTATCTGGACACCTCTGGGCTGTCCTTGCCCTTGCTCCAGAGCTGTGTGTGCTCCCCAGCTCACGCTTTGGGTGTGAGATGCAAGGAAAAGCTGCGCAGCCCTGCAGCGATACTGTCTGTGGGAATCAGCTCTGGGTTTACCCATTTCAGTGGTTTGAGGAGAAGCTGCAGGAGGTGGAGTGCGAGGACCAGCGGCTGCGGAAGTTGCATGCTGTTGTTGAAACACTAGTGAACCACAGGAAAGGTAACAAGCTTGGTACCACTTGCTCTCTAGCTTGGCCTGTAACAGTTAAGCCCTGTGTAGTGTCTGATTGGAGGTCACCAGCACGCAGCTGTCCTAGGAGGCGCTTCTGAGAAGATATGATGGTGCTTCCTTACTATAAAGGAGTCTTGATCTCTTCGTCATGGGAGACAGAAGTAAAACAGTAATCCCACCTCTTCTGTCCAGCCTGCAAGTTTAGGATGATGGTGTTGAAGAGAAGCAGTGTCCTGCAGGATGAAGGCTGCCGTAGCAAATCTGAGCAGCGCTGATCTTATTACTAATTCTAAGCTGTCctctggcagggagcagggatggtttttcttcctctgcatgtTTTGGCTGACTTCTACAAAGCTGTGCCCATCCTCCCACTCTGCtgcttcccttctcctccctggcTGGAGTCGCCTAGCTGCCCTTCTGCTGCACTGCAGAAGCTGCCAGCTCTGACCAAGGCAGTACTGGCTTTTCCAGCTGACATCTCCTGGGGCTACAGAAAAGCAGCTCCTTGGGCTGAACTCTAGGCTGGGGCTTTACTTGCAGAGCACCCGGTGTAGTGTGGCCTGTCAGTTGTCTCTCTTATTCTGTTCACTAGAGCTAGCATTGAATACAGCCCAGTTTGCAAAGAGTCTGGCCATGCTGGGGAGCTCAGAGGACAACACGGCCCTGTCCCGAGCACTGTCCCAGCTGGCTGAGGTGGAAGAGAAGATTGAACAGCTGCATCAGGAACAGGCTAACAATGACTTCTTTCTTCTGGCCGAGCTCCTGGGAGATTACATCCGCCTCCTCTCAGTTGTAAGGGTAAGTACTCCTTTGGGGCAAGCTCTAGACTATGCTGCTGTTCCTAGCACCGATCTTAGGTGTAGGTGTGCCAGGAGGCAGCTGGTCTTCCAAGTTCAAGCACAGGGTATGGTGTGCCTCTGACCTCTCCAGGCAGAGGGTGAACTTGCTGTGTGTCCAGTTGTGCATGTGTGGGAGTGGTTAGATCGGAAAAGTAGAGTAAGCGaggcctggctgtgctgctgttctCCAGGGGGAGATGTGGCTTGTAGGTGGGCTCAACCCTTCCAGAGGTGGAGGCTGTGTCTACTGTGGAATCTGTGAGCAGGTAACCCATGATCTGAGTGTTGCAAATCTGCTGGCCGCTCTTGACAGCAGGACTGAAacgggcaggcagcagagcttgaGGACAGACTAGTCGTCACACTTAGGATGCCACCAGTTCAGAAGGTGGCCTCGGGCTTGTCCAGACTTATGCTGAACTGGGGCTTTTCCAATGACTGTCCTGCCAAACCCTAGAGCAGGTGGGCAAATCCTGTGCTGCCAGCCCCTAGGGAGGAAGGTCTCAAAGCTGCTTCTGAAGCACGAGTTGCTTGATGTTGCTCCTGGGCTCCTCTGCTAGGAGAGCACGTCCATGTTCTGGCTTGGCTTTGATTACACTGAGATGGGTTCAGGACCCGACTGgtgaagcagctctgctgttagTTGATGCCCCCCTTGCCAAAGGTGGGGTTGTTGCTGTCAGTGGAGCTCcttgcagctgcctgctgctacTGGTGTGGtagcagaggcagagcagagctcagtctctgctctttcttttcaggGAGCCTTTGACCAGCGCATGAAGACCTGGCAGCGGTGGCAAGATGCCCAGACCATGCTGCAGAAGAAGAGGGAGATGGAGGCCAGGCTGCTCTGGGCCAACAAACCTGACAAGCTGCAGCAGGCCAAAGAGGAGATCTTGGAGGTAGGGGATGAGGATTTGGGGTCTCTGCTCAGCTCCTTCCTTCcatgctctgctgctgagcagtgagTAGGGCAAGGAACAGAAATGCTAGGCTTCACCCTGGCAGCGCCTCTCGTGTGAACAGTCGTGGCTACGAAACTGCTTGCAGAGGGGAGCGAGAGCTTCTTCACCagccccacccctggaaacagCATGCTTCCTCTCTCTACAGTGGGAGTCTCGCGTGACACAGTACGAAAGGGACTTTGAACGGATTTCTGCTGTCATCCGCAAGGAAGTGATACGGTTTGAGGTATGTTTGGCCTAGCCCTTGGCATGCAacccttcagctgcagctggttgCCCTTGATGTGCCTTGGCTGGGAACACCAGCCCGGGCTAGCAGTTCACCTACAGCCTGCCTTGGCTCCTGACCCTGCTCCCGGTGCAGTGGTTGGCAGTATTTGTAAACCCGGGTACGTGTGAGTTGAGGCATCACTACCATGGGCAGAGCTGATGTCTTGGCTAAGAGGGTGCTTCTATGTGGAGAAGCATATCCATTAAAATGAGGTTGGGTGGGCAAAGATCCTCTGAGCCATCAGGCTGCGGCCAGCGTTGAGCTTCGCCCTCAGCATCTCATGCTGGCCGCTTCGTGTGGGCAGCTGAGATCGTCCAATGGAGTCCCAGGAGGAACAGGAAAATCCTGGTGGTttgtcctccttcctcccaaAAGCTGGagggttttggtggtttgtttagCTTTCTGCTCACTCCTGCACCCATCtcctgcagaaagagaaatcCAAGGACTTCAGAAACCACGTCACTAAATACCTTGAGATGTTACTAAACTCTCAGCAACAGGTGAGtagccccagctcctgctgtggtTTTGCCTCTCAAAGCTCAGCAGTGCAAGTCTGTACCCCGCTCAAGCATGGACCCCTGCCCCCTGCaccaggctggagcaggacaAAATACAAGCATTGCATTGCCCTTGATGCCTTTTTGTGGGGGTTTGTGCCCTGTGGAGGGGCTTCTTCCCCCACAAAAATGCTTCTCGACTCACTCTGGGCTTGATCCATGCTGGCAAAGCACCCGCAGGCTCCTgactctctccctctctcctctctgcagctggtGAAGTACTGGGAAGCATTCCTACCTGAAGCCAAGGCCATTTCTTAACTGGACCGAGCAAATGAGTGTACCtgaactttgcctttttttttttttaaatacactatACCTCCTCTTTTACACATGAACAAACCCTAGTTAAACACTCTGGAGCTGGTAGAGGTTTAACCCCCAGACAAGCAGCTTGTGAGCCAGTAACTCTTCTAActgtatatttttcatttagcaACATATATTTTCTTACTGAAGAGAAACTAGTTTCCTGCTTTAAGACCAGACCTACAGCAGGGGGTTAAGGATATAtgtaaaatgtatatttttcagGCTGGGTTTTAGGGCTCTAATGACTATCTCACTCTCGCAGTGCCACTAAAATTCTGTAATAAAACTTCTATCAGGGCAAACAGGCTCTGTCTCTTCGTGGGGTGGAGAGGGGAGGGGTAACGGCCGCATCCTGCAgatggagggaggcagcagagcctCTTGTTGTGAGTGGGATGTGGGTGACCTTGGCCACTGCCCTGGCTCCTGATTAAGGTCTGGCTTTCTGCCTTGCTCCAAGCACGcgtcctggggatggctgttTTTAGGATCT
This sequence is a window from Phalacrocorax carbo chromosome 7, bPhaCar2.1, whole genome shotgun sequence. Protein-coding genes within it:
- the SNX1 gene encoding sorting nexin-1, with the protein product MASGGARGSRSPSPAERLPPPFPEPYGGDSDAPGPADSDTEGEDIFTGTSKPTAPKRESLLPVSSTSKENGVRVAQDDQDLFADATVELSLDSTQNNQKELAKASNPAPSLEVTASSSRNPPKSYEELEEEEQEDKFELTVGVSDPEKVGDGMNAYVAYKVSTQTSMPMFRSKQFSVKRRFSDFLGLYEKLSEKHAQNGFIVPPPPEKSLIGMTKVKVGKEDSSSAEFLEKRRAALERYLRRVVSHPTMLQDPDVREFLEKEELPRAVGTQTLSGAGILKMFNKATDAVSKMTIKMNESDIWFEEKLQEVECEDQRLRKLHAVVETLVNHRKELALNTAQFAKSLAMLGSSEDNTALSRALSQLAEVEEKIEQLHQEQANNDFFLLAELLGDYIRLLSVVRGAFDQRMKTWQRWQDAQTMLQKKREMEARLLWANKPDKLQQAKEEILEWESRVTQYERDFERISAVIRKEVIRFEKEKSKDFRNHVTKYLEMLLNSQQQLVKYWEAFLPEAKAIS